From Sphingobacterium bambusae:
TTAAATCCAGATTATTGTAAAAAAGATGTGATCTAGCCTACACAATTAATCTACATAACAGTATATTAGTCAAACAAATGTAGGCGCGAACAAAGAACATTATTTTTTTTCTTATCGTACATCAATGGTTGAACATATTTTATGCATGAAATTTGATTCATCAATAATAAAAAAAAGAACAAAAAATATAAAAGATTATGGCAACATGGAATTTAGACAAGGCTCACAGCGAGCTCGAGTTCAAAGTTAAACACATGATGATATCCAATGTAAAAGGACAGTTTCAGGACTTCAATGTAACGGTAGATACAGATTCGGCCGACCTATCTGATGCCCAAGTTACTGTTGAAATAAAGACCAATTCTATCACGACGAAAAATGAGCCGCGCGACCAGCATTTGAAAAGTGACGAGTTCTTCAATTCGTCTACCTACCCTGATATTACCTTTACCTCGAAGGAAATCACCAAGGTGGATGATGATGAATTTACCCTGCACGGCGATCTAACGATCAAAGGCGTGACCAAGCCGGCTGTATTCACCGCAGAGTTTGGCGGTTTGGCAAAAGATCCTTGGGGTAACAAAAAAGCTGGATATACTGTTTCTGGAAAGATAAATCGTCAAGATTTTGGATTGACCTGGAATGCCGCGCTGGAAACGGGAGGTGTGATGGTCAGCGAAGAGGTACGCTTCCACGCCGATGTACAGTTTGTATTGGCGTAGTTTAAAGAAGTCCATTTCATACAAAAAGCCTAGCAGATGAACGCATCTGCTAGGCTTTTTGTATAGTTACGATAACCTACTAGGCCATCGCCACTTCCATCAACAGAAACTCCGCATCGCTTGTGGCTTTGATGCGCACCTGCTGCGTATCGGTAATGCCGAGTCCATCTCTGTCAGAAACTGTCTTCCCGTCCACTTCTATCGTTCCACTTAGGTTGAACACATATAAACCCGTATCTGTCCCTTTAAAGCTATAAACCTGCTCTTGCCCTGCTTCGAAATGCGCCAAGCTAAACCAAGCATCCTGATGTAGCCAAAGCCCCTCGTCATTTGGCGACGGCGAAATGACCTGTTGTATTTTATTAAACCTATCCTTGGCGTCCAAGGTAAGCTGATCATAGCGCGGTGCCACATTAGACTCGTTGGGCGTCACCCAAATCTGCAAAAAGCGAACCTCCTGATCTTTGTTTTTATTGTATTCACTGTGCGTAATGCCCGATCCGGCACTCATCACCTGCACATCGCCATGGCGGATCACCTCCACGTTGCCCATGCTATCTTTATGCTCCAGATCGCCCAGCAAGGGGATGGAAATAATCTCCATATTGTGATGCGGATGCGCCCCAAAGCCCATCCCTGCCGCCACCTGATCGTCGTTCAACACGCGCAAGGTACCGAAGTTCATCCGCTCGGGATCGTAATAGTTGGCGAAGCTAAACGTGTGTTTGGAACGGAGCCATCCGTGATCGGCATGTCCGCGGCTCGCGGCCGCATGAAATACATAATTTGCCATAAGTAAACCTTTCTATTATTATCTACCCCACAAAGATGCGACAAAGGCATCACGTAGGCATTGATATAGGATAATGAAATAGCCTACAAGTGATCCGTATACTGCAGGCGCCGCAAACCGCGCGTTAAGTCGGCTAATACTGCCGGCGAGAGCTGCGCAAGATTACGGCTAGCCTCGCGCAAATCACGCAGCTGCGCGAGCGTGCGCACACCTACCGCCGCCACATCGGCCACCTCTTGGCTCAGCACATAGGAAAGCAGTACCTGCGACATAGACATGCCCAGCTCTTGGGCCACACGTTCCACATTGCGCTTGGCGTGCCCCACCTCGCTAGAGGTCAGCTGCAGATACTTCTCCAACGGCTTATCGATTAACAAGCCCTGCGTCAGCGCACCACGGCTGATCAAGCCTATACCATTTTTCTGTAACAATGGAAAAACATCTTCTGGCCGCCGATCGAGCAGGCTGTACTGCATCATCACACTCACGATATTGGATTTCTCGGTATAGGCACGGATCACATTCGGGCGGATAGAGGATAAACCATAGTAGCGAATTTTTCCCGCTTTTACCAATTCCTCAAAAGCCTCGATGATCTCATCGATCGGATCGTCGATGGTGCCGCCGTGCAGCTGGTAAAGGTCTATGCAAGAAGTATGCAGGCGCGATAGCGAAGCCTCCACCGTTTTGATGATATAAGGCTTAGACGCCTTCCAGTCCCAAGTGGTACCATCCGAGCGCCATTGGTTGCCTACTTTCGTGGCAATAACCACTTTGTCGCGCACCGAACGAAGCGCATGTCCAACAAGCTCTTCATTCATGCCTCGTTCATACAGATCGGCCGTATCAAAGTAATTGATACCCGCATCCACAGCCTCCAGCAAGATCTCCGTATTGAGCTTTGTCGTGCCGCCCTTCAGCGACATGCCGCCGATACCGATCGGCGACACCGCTAACGCGGATTTGCCTAATTTAGTTAACTGCATTCGCATCCTTTATCCCCAGCAACTCAATCTCAAACACCAATGCGCTGTATGGCGGAATATCGCCACCGGCACCACGCTCGCCATAGCCCAGCTCTGAGGGGATGTATAGCCTGTACTTAGCACCTACAGACATCAACGGAATCCCCAACTGCCAGCCCCTTATTACGCGATCCAATCCTAAATCTATCGGCTCTCCGCGGTCATAAGAGCTGTCAAACACCTTACCATTGGCCAATGCGCCTTTGTAGTGCACCGTTACCTCGTCGGTAGCCGTCGGCTTGGCGCCGCTACCTTCCTTCAACACCTCATAGTAGAGGCCGTCGCTGAGGTGCTGTACACCCGCCTTATTTTTTATGCTTTCAAAAAAAGTAGTTTCTTCTTTTTTCATGAGGCTCGCTTTCTCTTCCGCTGCTTTTGCAAAAGCAGCTTTGATAATGCGGATCCCTTCCTCCTGCCCGATCAATCTGCCGGCACCCTGCACGCCATCGTTCAAGCCTT
This genomic window contains:
- a CDS encoding FKBP-type peptidyl-prolyl cis-trans isomerase; its protein translation is MKKIGYCVLALALTQAVTGRAQDLKSASDSVSYALGIDVGSSLASNGVSISPESFLKGLNDGVQGAGRLIGQEEGIRIIKAAFAKAAEEKASLMKKEETTFFESIKNKAGVQHLSDGLYYEVLKEGSGAKPTATDEVTVHYKGALANGKVFDSSYDRGEPIDLGLDRVIRGWQLGIPLMSVGAKYRLYIPSELGYGERGAGGDIPPYSALVFEIELLGIKDANAVN
- a CDS encoding pirin family protein; this encodes MANYVFHAAASRGHADHGWLRSKHTFSFANYYDPERMNFGTLRVLNDDQVAAGMGFGAHPHHNMEIISIPLLGDLEHKDSMGNVEVIRHGDVQVMSAGSGITHSEYNKNKDQEVRFLQIWVTPNESNVAPRYDQLTLDAKDRFNKIQQVISPSPNDEGLWLHQDAWFSLAHFEAGQEQVYSFKGTDTGLYVFNLSGTIEVDGKTVSDRDGLGITDTQQVRIKATSDAEFLLMEVAMA
- a CDS encoding YceI family protein codes for the protein MATWNLDKAHSELEFKVKHMMISNVKGQFQDFNVTVDTDSADLSDAQVTVEIKTNSITTKNEPRDQHLKSDEFFNSSTYPDITFTSKEITKVDDDEFTLHGDLTIKGVTKPAVFTAEFGGLAKDPWGNKKAGYTVSGKINRQDFGLTWNAALETGGVMVSEEVRFHADVQFVLA
- a CDS encoding aldo/keto reductase — its product is MQLTKLGKSALAVSPIGIGGMSLKGGTTKLNTEILLEAVDAGINYFDTADLYERGMNEELVGHALRSVRDKVVIATKVGNQWRSDGTTWDWKASKPYIIKTVEASLSRLHTSCIDLYQLHGGTIDDPIDEIIEAFEELVKAGKIRYYGLSSIRPNVIRAYTEKSNIVSVMMQYSLLDRRPEDVFPLLQKNGIGLISRGALTQGLLIDKPLEKYLQLTSSEVGHAKRNVERVAQELGMSMSQVLLSYVLSQEVADVAAVGVRTLAQLRDLREASRNLAQLSPAVLADLTRGLRRLQYTDHL